The following proteins are co-located in the Solanum stenotomum isolate F172 unplaced genomic scaffold, ASM1918654v1 scaffold7163, whole genome shotgun sequence genome:
- the LOC125852978 gene encoding heavy metal-associated isoprenylated plant protein 24-like yields the protein MGVSGTLEYLSEVLSNVKKSKKKKQIATVSIKIRMDCEGCARKVKNALSKVKGAKSVDVDLKQQKATVTGFVEPKKVLKAAQSTGKKCEIWPYVPYSMVAHPYAAGVYDKKAPPNFVRATADPSIAHLNPVEEQYSLMFSDENPNACNIM from the exons ATGGGAGTTTCAGGGACACTGGAGTACTTATCTGAAGTACTTAGCAACGTTAAGAAGagtaagaaaaagaaacaaatcgCAACTGTATCCATCAAGATTAGAATGGACTGTGAAGGTTGTGCTCGTAAAGTTAAGAATGCTCTCTCTAAAGTAAAag GTGCAAAATCAGTGGATGTGGACTTAAAGCAACAGAAAGCAACAGTAACAGGATTTGTGGAGCCAAAGAAAGTGTTGAAGGCAGCACAATCCACTGGTAAAAAATGTGAGATCTGGCCATATGTGCCATATAGTATGGTGGCACATCCTTATGCTGCTGGTGTTTATGACAAAAAGGCACCTCCTAATTTTGTAAGGGCAACTGCTGATCCTTCTATTGCTCACTTAAATCCTGTTGAAGAACAATATTCACTTATGTTTAGTGATGAAAATCCAAATGCTTGTAATATTATGTAG
- the LOC125852976 gene encoding aspartic proteinase-like protein 1 produces MKLLLAANQSFVIQNPMFTISSGQGDNFYCVGLLPIEGMIGIIGQNFMEGYQLVFDWENMKLGWSHSKCQDIGGTAKVSPTPPPSGLTSNPLPTTEQQRNPGGHAVAPAIAGKATPKPSAASLLAVSWHYTMSSLLFSLVVWLLYLI; encoded by the exons ATGAAACTTTTGTTAGCTGCTAATCAGAGCTTTGTAATTCAGAACCCCATGTTTACCATCTCCAGTGGTCAG GGCGATAACTTTTATTGTGTGGGTCTCCTACCTATTGAAGGAATGATTGGTATTATTGGAC AGAACTTTATGGAGGGATATCAATTGGTGTTTGATTGGGAAAACATGAAGTTGGGTTGGTCTCACTCCAAAT GTCAAGACATAGGCGGGACAGCAAAGGTATCACCAACACCACCTCCGAGTGGTTTGACATCAAATCCGCTGCCAACAACTGAGCAACAAAGAAACCCAGGTGGACATGCAGTTGCACCCGCCATTGCTGGTAAAGCTACCCCTAAACCATCTGCAGCATCACTCCTTGCAGTTTCATGGCATTACACTATGAGTTCTCTTCTATTTTCATTGGTTGTATGGTTGCTTTATCTGATATAA
- the LOC125852977 gene encoding heavy metal-associated isoprenylated plant protein 24-like, with translation MGVSGTLEYLSEVLSNVKKSKKKKQIATVSIKIRMDCEGCARKVKNALSKVKGAKSVDVDLKQQKATVTGFVEPKKVLKAAQSTGKKCEIWPYVPYSMVAHPYAAGVYDKKAPPNFVRATADPSIAHLNPVEEQYSLMFSDENPNACNIM, from the exons ATGGGAGTTTCAGGGACACTGGAGTACTTATCTGAAGTACTTAGCAACGTTAAGAAGagtaagaaaaagaaacaaatcgCAACTGTATCCATCAAGATTAGAATGGACTGTGAAGGTTGTGCTCGTAAAGTAAAGAATGCTCTCTCTAAAGTAAAag GTGCAAAATCAGTGGATGTGGACTTAAAGCAACAGAAAGCAACAGTAACAGGATTTGTGGAGCCAAAAAAAGTGTTGAAGGCAGCACAATCCACTGGTAAAAAATGTGAGATTTGGCCATATGTGCCTTATAGTATGGTGGCACATCCTTATGCTGCTGGTGTTTATGACAAAAAGGCACCTCCTAATTTTGTAAGGGCAACTGCTGATCCTTCTATTGCTCACTTAAATCCTGTTGAAGAACAATATTCCCTTATGTTTAGTGATGAAAATCCAAATGCTTGTAATATTATGTAG